The sequence below is a genomic window from Sardina pilchardus chromosome 9, fSarPil1.1, whole genome shotgun sequence.
gatatgagctcacttcctttaTTACAGCGCCCTTAGAGGTCAAATAATGTCACATCCTTTGCATGTCTTCACAGGGGCATgtctacagtagtgtgtgtgatagcctccttacaccaaacaactttgacaagatttgggaaagttTTTTGAAAGATTGGAGTCTTTTAACTAGTGCCGCCCATTCAAgccttactcaaaagactacaatctttcaagaatctttcccaaatcttgtcataGTTGCTTGGTGTAAGGAGgctatcacacacactactgtgttGTTGCTTGGTGTAAGGAGGCCCTTAGTCTAATCTCGAAACTGACGTGTTTTTTCAAGagactaaaccatagtttcCTGGATCAGACCTAGGCTCCATCataaccgacacacacacacacacacacacacacacacacacacacacacaaacgtcagtcggcttatcgcgacttgattacaagatggcggccagcggagagattctatgaaggtactgcttgtaaacagtcttttttaaataaacttcctgggcacttccaaagttctcagtatctcgttttaaatgtcagggccctcagaagtctaccaataaagtgtggagctactttgagcctcataaatggtgtaaaacagtgatttatttgcatggctaagccgatgcccgaggcacTCCCATTGAAACCTGTTGGTAGCATCGGCTAACTAGCGGCAGATttctgagtgcagggggcaggtcgagatcagctctgagacaaacgttCACACTCGGtgtcatgtttcaacacactttaagtcaatatcacaccggaattctcctttaatagtGTATTAGTAATTCACTGCTCTGCTTTACAGTTACAATTGTACAGAAATATGGAGTCCCATTGCATGTCCACTTCAGTTGTGTGTTAACAACATCAAGAGCACAACCTCTAACAACATTACAAACACTATCTATAAGGATCAGCTTACAAGTACTGTATTTTGCATTGTGAATTTTCAAACAACATCTGGAAGAATGATCACCAAAGAAATTAAAGTGTAAAGTCACCAGGACCCTCCTGaagatgcagcagtgtgtgtgtgtgtgtgtgtgtgtgtgtgtgtgtgtgtgtgtgtgtgcaaatggcaTGGAACTGAATATTTGAATAACAGGTGGTACCCTCATATTATGCCATTTAATTACTCATCTCATTCTTGTCCTGTGGAAGACAATAATAGTGTTAGGTAATTTCGGGTGTGTTAGGTCATTTCAAATCTTCCATAGCTCCCAGCATTTaacagagacccccccccccccccacccacacccacacagatacacccccccgcacaaacacactcttacatCTCACccccaaacaaccccccccccccccaaacacactcaccattTCATCATCCCACCCACCCAAACTCATAACTTATCTCCCACCCACACAGGtacaaccccctcccccacacaccccattacatccaactccccacacacaccttttatcTAACAGATAAGGGGCGTGTCTTACAGCTCACCTGACAGATGAAGGGGTGTTCCTCCATGCAGCAGGCGTCCCACCACCTGTAGTCCCCTGCAGGCTCCTGCACCACCTGGCCACAGTGGTAGTTGCAGCAGTCCCGCGGGTGGTGGTCATGCCAACGCTCGTACTCGACCACCCCAGTCTCAACCCACTCCCATGGTGCACTGGGGTTGATCATGCAGCGCTCCAGCCCCACCCAGGCCGTGGGCACGGGGCGGATCTCGTCCGGCAGGGAGCTCAGCAGCTGGGTGACCCGGGTCTGGATGGTACTGTTCAGGATGTGGACCAGCCTGGAGCCCCTCTGCCTACAGTACTGCAGGGCCTCCCGCCAAGATAGATTAGCATTAACAAACAGCAGGTCATCTACAGGGAGGgttagcacacatgcacacacacacacacacacacacacacacccatacatagcATGTATTATTGGTAATGTTATATTATAAAGTATAATCCAGTGAGATTTTTGTGGTGTTTGTATGCATCCAAGATTCACCTAGGCGCCAGGATGATCCATTGCAAGTAAGTATTGGTTCTTGGATCTCGTCTGAATTTAAAAGGACGACAAAGCAATTTGATTATTGTAGAAATGTCAACAGATCACATTGTGTATCtcaaaaatgttttaatattgtacaaaaaatcatttttttccatAATTTAGTTCAAAAAGCGAAtatctcatacagtatattctactTACATTATACATAAAGTGAGATATTTCAGAAAGTGAATCTTTCATATATAGGTCAATAATGATATACTCAACAACTACTTTACAAAAGATTAGGCTTGTATCTtatagtttctgagatatggagCCTTAAAAACGCAGTTTTTTAAAATGACTAAAGTTCCTTCGATTATTACTTTTGAAGTGTCTTCAACTGTAGGTCAATTATTTTAGAAGTTGAATATTTGCCAAGCTATGATTGACTGTAAATTGTATATGACAAATATAAGTATGTTTTGCCCACAATAAATTCACAAGGAATCCCATCAGATGTTTTGAATTTACCGGTATGtctataataggcctactactgtTGGGATTCAGTGTCAGCAAGGTTTGGTAAAGTGTGGTAAGGTTTCCTTTTATCTTGCATGAATTGTATTCTTTGTTCATTACGTATTATACCAAGCTGCCATGGATTTCCACTGAGTTGATTCTCAAGTATCAGTTCAATACAGAACACATCTTTTCCCTTTCAAAACCGAGACGATTCCGTATTTTACagaatggttggcaaccctatgTAGTTGTTGGGAACTGCCCACTTGAGATTGGATGACTCAACATGCATTAAAAACACATGTACATGTGCTCAATGACTCTTCCACTAGAcgcacctctctctcctggctccTCACAGGTTTTAAGGGAGTAGCCTGATGTCACCCCCTTCAGATTGGTCTCTGTAGGTGTCCCAGAGGCTGTGCGCTTGAGGTAACAGTAGAATTTCCTGGGCAGACAGGGGCACAAAACAGATATCGTTACAAATCTCACAGACCTTGAAAATTGCAAATATTGCAATTCATATTGCAAAAATTTGCAATATGAATTTCTctgttactgtatgtatatttgtggtGTATGTTTTGTGAACTAGTGGTGGTGTGATGAGTTATAAGGCACCTGTTGTCTTTCTCTAGcacgtacagtatatttgtggtgtatgtttgtgaactAGTGGTGGTGTGATGGGTTAAGGCACCTGTTGTCTTTCTCTGGCACGTACGGTATATTtgtggtgtatgtttgtgaactAGTGGTGGTGTGATGGGTTAAGGCACCTGTTGTCTTTCTCTAGCACGTACGGTATATTTGTGGTGTATGTTTTGTGAACTAGTGGTGGTGTGATGGGTTAAGGCACCTGTTGTCCTGGGGCCAGTCAGGCCTGATGAAGGTGAAGAACTGGCAGGAGTGATGCTGGCTGCAGGCACGCTGGCAGTGGAGCACATCAGGGGAGCAGATCTGCAGCACATCGTTGCCAGGGAAATCCACATCCACCTGTAAGTCCAGCAtatgttctacacacacacacacacacacacacgcagaagtGCACCAATACAAGAAAACATGAACAAATGATGAATCATTGGTAATCGagcaaagagaaaaagaaaacatttaataactattttttatGTAGTTAGACATATATTTGCACATTGCATAATTAGATGTATATTCTATAACATGCTCAAATTGaaatcttaaaagattgggctgagtatggtgatagccagacttattgcaatatactgtatagttgTGTCATAACATCTATGGAGCTGAATCAAGGCAGACATTAGTTTACTTGTTGAGTTGAGGTAGCCTTCACTGAATTGACATAAACATATTTAACTAACCTAATTATAAATGTTTCAATGATACATTCATTTATCAAGTATTTACAAATGAAACATATAAgggataatgtaggctatagaacgccggtcattatgtaagggataacggccgacgaggtgaccggttcgatggaaataatggctaggtggaggtctagaactccggcgacgtgcgaagcacggagacggagttacctccgccgtgccattatttccatcgaaccggtcgacctcgaaggccgttatcccgcttatctcccgtttgtattcataacctgtatatttagaacatagttttattccaccgttgcgtccgttaacatcgctaaaactgtcttgactgtgggactactttccgccacatatcaactttctacttgcaggacaaaactgccgttactagttctaaaatggatggttgctatggccaaaggccagtcgttagttctaaatggctggttgctacggccaaaagccagtcgttagttctatctctcccgttgtcaagcgggcatttcccaggattctgattaactttaactttgaaagatcgctacttttatagcctacatggcatccaactagctacaatccacctccgtcatatgctacaatgttactatggttctgcacgtctgtatttcagcttgtaTGCAacctgacagttcatttaaacttcgcaacgagtttggcgaattaatattcaagtgtgatacgggaactacttcacaggtagcaggttatacgaagttaatggccaccccatcagccaatcagagaagagaattccattgttgagggagataacggaaaataattcccgacaggacggacagaaccccgacgcgcagcggaggggttttgcttcgtactgaagggaattacacttacacttacacttatctcaatgtgtctttagcaatgacttggctaccatttcgtggcttccgcaacaactagcggagtgaacccgttgccattgccagcggtcattatacctccggagcggtcattatgcaaatataacggaccggtagaacgttgagaggcccattcaaagtgaatgggagctccctcaacattctagagagccatataataaatatagtaggctatatatatatgtaagggataacggccgacgaggtgaccggttcgatggaaataatggctaggtggaggtctagaactccggcgacgtgcgaagcacggagacggagttacctccgccgtgccattatttccatcgaaccggtcgacctcgaaggccgttatcccgcttatctcccgtttgtattcacaacctgtatatttagaacatagttttattccaccgttgcgtccgttaacatcgctaaaactgtcgactgtgggactactttccgccacatatcaactttctacttgcaggacaaaactgccgttactagttctaaatggatggttgctatggccaaaggccagtcgttagttctaaatggctggttgctacggccaaaagccagtcgttagttctatctctcccgttgtcaagcgggtatatcccaggattctgattaactttaactttgaaagatcgctacttttatagcctacatggcatccaactagctacaatccacctccgtcatatgctacaatgttactatggttctgcacgtctgtatttcagcttggatgcaacgtgacagttcatttaaacttcgcaacgagtttggcgaattaatattcaagtgtgatacgggaactacttcacaggtagcaggttatacgaagttaatggccaccccatcagccaatcagaaaagagcattccattgttgagggagataaatatatatatacacacacacacacacacacagtaggcagacatgggcagtatttcaattatatgtattttaaatacgtatttaattactttagtgtattttgtaatttgtattttgcaggattggaaaaaatcaaatgtaatttgtaacaaaatattttgagggattgtatttagagtatttcaaatacttaaaTACGAACAAAAATCTGTAATTTtccccctcaaattagccaaaaattcatcactcagttaaatatagcctcttacctaTATAATCATGACAATATActatgcttatcatagtctgggagccaaaggtcGGAATCttggtgaacctggttttgaacgttgtttttttttttcctttgtggTTTCTTGTTGCCTAGGAGTTACTCAGTAAGAAAAGGGAGGGTGACCGGTGATGTCTCTTGGGCTCAAGCCCAGCTTGGATGTAGATGAGATGGCATTGAGTGGAATGATAGCTGGCTGGTACATAACTGTGTAATACTTTAAAAAGCTTTAAATTGATGAAGACCACACCGCTACTACAATCTTTAAGCACACTGTACTTTGAAACATTCTGTAAATTCAACCTCATTGTTGTCTAGCTCTGAAACACATAGGCCCGAGCACCAATCTCAACATGCATATGTGTTTATGTCCATTTTGATCCAATTTGACTGCTTTGCTATTTTATTCCAGCCCACCCAGATGTAGCAGGCTAGAACCAGCCTTGATTTTATGTCACCATGTAGACAACTTAAAAGCATTAGATGTGTCTTTTCTgttgtcatcatcatctcctAAGATCATGTCTGAAAGTTGACTTCAGGACTCAGGAGCTTGAATTGTCAGGTGTGTCAAGTGCAACAAGACTAAAATTTGAAAACGATACAGATAAGACACTGAGGGAGAACATGACATGAACCCCATGACCATAACctttgacatgaggatttatgtaagggatcaacCAAGGcgtcctgatctgcagaaataatggaggagactgaggcaaaaacctccccgatgcgaaacagtctcgagttttcaccacccagttaattaattctgtttattgagacaccttacaggatgttactttatttgtccccggTGTTGtcagtcatgtatgaaggcaaaggcatgcatttatagaacaaaaagggaaatgctgttcaatttaaaaaggctaacctgttcaatctcgtactactttcattgaaCACGGAAAATCATGGGGGTAGTTTGCTTTATCacagttgattccactgttgcaaagcctgcttgttgtcagttcaatcatcgtttatattgatatgggatgctaattatttttttttactagatctacttcataggtagcctggctccgccttcctacgtacttccgttcagttttcatttcacttcactaTGTATGGGCCTGCGGTATATTTAcaggttttctcaaaacaaaaatgtgcaggtccaatcagcgaacagagggagtagctgagaatgaTGATGTTGAGGttgctagtttgagcatgtctcCTCGCGACCAAACGtatagcgattggttatggcagatctgagtggctttgggcagatccaattgttttaaacaataaagtatcctcattcaaggaaattcgtgcttggcaatggaaagtggccagactctctgtacattatgaatgtacgagagtatggtaggaccaggctacttcagcccaaagtaaagaatttaggcctctgtcagccaataaaaaaaaaataggatttcttgtagtttattttaaaagttggtacaccatgattattgtgggggtatttttgtattttctaattactaattacttgtattttaattaaatacatttttcacatcagtattttgtatttttatttgttacattttctaagccagtatttgtattttgtaacaaaatagtttttgatgtaatTGTACCCACCtctgacagtaggcctatatgcatTCCACTCAGATAGCCAACAGGCTCATAATTTACTGTAAAAGTGCATGCAGAAATGTCATAGCAACATGCCTTTACACACTTCCATTTCCAGAGTGTTGAAGGCAATAACGTGTGATGCATATTGTTAATCAGTGTGCCTGGGCACGCCCAGTGTAAATCTATGAAGTACCTGTGCTGTCAGAGTCATCACCTGTAACAAAAGAGGACCATATGTGCATCATGGTATATAGTAACAAAACAGAAAACGTCATCTACTGCAATCAGTTTGCATGCTTTTAAATAGCAAGGTTAATTAACAGGTAAGTAAGGTTAACTAACAGGTAGGTTAACTAACAGGTAATTAAGGTTAACAAACTAATTTCACTTTGCAGAAAAAAACGTCAGCTATCCAAGTATAGTTTACTTGATTGTTTACTTTTCTACCTCAAAATTAAGCAACACACATTTTACGCAAGTGATCTCTAACAGACAATAAAGTGAATTCTACTTACTAGAACATTTTAAGTAAGGAAAGCTATTACTTTTTACAGAGGTGTGTGCATAGCATAGAAGTGTTGCCAGATCACAGTCAAGACTCAGAATGAGTTACCGAATGTTATACATTCTTACATGTATACACTCGATCTATACAAAAGTCACTGCCAAATAGGTATCATACTGTAAGCATAAACACATATAAAGACTCACCGGTGGTAGATAAGGGAAGAAGACTGAAACAAAGTATGAGTTGAACAACAAATCCCATGGTGCTAACAGCCTGAGGAGCTTGTGGGCCGTCTTGCTCTTGCATTCATTTGCTGCCACTGCAGTGAGTTTATCACTAGCCTGTAGCCTTCACTAATCAGCTGATTTGCCTTTGTGGGATGATCCACATCGtcccacacctcctctccatctctcttccaggTAATCATCACTGCCTCAGGATATaaaccttttttttattattattcaaatattttcaaacatgtacagtaggctattgtcCAGGGGCtaaacatacaaaacatacCACATGTATACACAGGGACAGGGAACCATTGAAACCAAGTCATCTGAGGTTCAGTTGTTTttggttttgaatatttttacATGGTATTTAATATGTAAATGTAATATGTAACACAAAGGCATACTTGGAAAGCGGACCAAGCATGCAAAAAATGCCCACGGGAACCCAAGTTTGAGTCGGACCTtcggtcatttcctgatcccaccccatctctctctcacttgttcCCCGTCTCACTCTGTGCTGTCCTAtgacaggcaaaaaaaaaaaagaaaaagaaaaaggaactAACAGGGCAGACCCTATATCAAGGCAGGAAGATGCCCAGACCACAGCAAAGCCACTATCATCACTGTGGTTCAATGGGACTCAGATCATCTGGTGAGAGAGCAAGCAATGTGTATCTGAGCATCGGCTGTGATCACATGCAATTACTGACACTCATACAAGGTAAATAGACATTAATATTACAACTTCAAAAAATTTTCCCATGCCACAATTTCAGGCTGTGGCACACCATTCTATCTCTCTTATAGAGCTCTTCAAGTCTAAACccacatttattttataataaAACTTATTTTGGGGGTCTGAGTGATATTTGACACTCGATAAGTACAGCTTTTGCCACAATCAAGACTCAGCAGGAGACAATAAGAAATCAGGTAACGTTTTCCAGGTCCATATATGGGCATGGGTTATTTCCTGCTTGTCCCCTGGAGGAGCtctctgctgccctctgctggttaGATAGCCTTCTGACAGCATATCTGTGAGCCcctactacagtatatgtttatgCCCCCAGACTGTAGTGTAGTGCTAGCTGTCTAGCTGCTTTAGCTGTTGTCTGTCAGAGCTGCAGTCATGTAATGCTCCAACATAGCCTATAAGCAGTCAGAAGATGAAAGGACCTTATCAGGTTTGTTTGTAAAGGAGATGTGTCATGACTGTGTatatcagatattgtatggtatgcacGCCCATAGTAGTGGCTGTGAAAAAGTGCCTGTGAGATTCAAAAcgtttggagaggcagagctccaTCTGTAGGATATGACCTAATCTTATgagataactttgtttttcaaggtaattgattggtcagtaggTGGTAGTTTTACACAATTTGAGCAATAACTTAGCACACAATCCCGAGcaaatttggttggcagcataagataccatggtgatacaacGACGCTAAAACAGAGCCACTTTCTCATGACAGCAtactttgagcgcaacatacttCTCTAACCCACTTATCGAGCTTCATAGGATACTCCACATAACTTACAATTCATGGGTTacatcaggtccctttctacaggtgtatgaaatcaagcaccttgatgaTCAATGCAgacatggtgcttgattaatacacctgtggaaaggaaccttatgaaacccatgaattgttGGTCGCcaccacacgatcaaaagttccaaataACCTGCgttgaatggctgaatcgcaggagggtggaatcgtatttctggatgctggagagtgTAATCAATAAACTCATtgactgaccaagagattggctgttacagtaatagttccaaaactcccataaccCGGATACTGGCATGGGAAAgtgctgccatttttttccaCGGTATCTTACTGTATGGGAGTGTCgtcactctgttttatctacctaAACACAGTTTGAAGATCTTAACAAAACATCTACCAGATGAGCAAACTCTTTCTAGAATGCATCTTACAGACGTAAAGCAGACCTTTCAAACACATCTCCAAGACATCTTGCAAACATCTTTTGCTTACTATACGGGGAATGCTCTGTTTGGaagcttctttgtgtgtgtcagggcagtgttttctcaAACACAGGCACTATCCtgacacactcttaaaacaaatgtgttgaaaacaacataaCTTGCATGTTTTtaacaaatgtttttgtttttaacaaatctttgtgtccagatagggacaacacagtctgtgttgtttccgacacattgcttttgttatttgttacacaacatGTATTGAAAATAATACAACTCTGTgttcagatagggacaacacagtttgtgttgtttacaacacatttgttttaagagtgcacaaagagctcaaacacacaaatatgttgCTAAATATGAGAACCACACTCTCTGACGTCAAATCACGTcaggtcaagtttatttatagcgcatttcatgcacagaggtcattcaattcAATAGCATAAAATGGCCATAGTTaaagaatagtttaaaaagtaaggTATATAATAGAATTAAAGAATAATTCTAATATACAGATTCAGAatttgtcactttttcctttcATTTCATAAAATCAATTAAATCCAGCGATTCTTTTTCCCAGTACAGCAGGGTGACACAAACAACAAGGGGAAATTACTTCAAAGGGCTCTCTCCCTTTTATCAATACAAGATTCTTCCTACTGCATCATGCAACGAGGCTACCCTTACAACATTATAAGCACATTTTGAATTTAATTACCTGAAATTAATTTCCACAGATGAGCACAATAGTGGAATTCCATTATCAAATCAGTGGTGTGGTCTTCATATACCAATTATATCATATTCTGTACAAACAATGAGCATATTTCAGAAGACAATATAAAAAAAGactgaaaaaaacattacaaatcTGAGAAATACTTTCAGGAAATGCATGTTAGAAACAGAATCAAAATCAGCTTTATCGGCCAGGTTCGCGTAAACAATCAAAGAATTTGAccccggttaatctttgctctcaagtacaacaataacaataacataaaaaaacagcaagaataGAGTAAGGGCATCATAAggctatgtactgtataagaataaatacagttTACATATTTCAAAGTATTTTTTACAAAGTAT
It includes:
- the LOC134092408 gene encoding plasma kallikrein-like, coding for MGFVVQLILCFSLLPLSTTGDDSDSTEHMLDLQVDVDFPGNDVLQICSPDVLHCQRACSQHHSCQFFTFIRPDWPQDNRKFYCYLKRTASGTPTETNLKGVTSGYSLKTCEEPGERDEIQEPILTCNGSSWRLDDLLFVNANLSWREALQYCRQRGSRLVHILNSTIQTRVTQLLSSLPDEIRPVPTAWVGLERCMINPSAPWEWVETGVVEYERWHDHHPRDCCNYHCGQVVQEPAGDYRWWDACCMEEHPFICQDKNEMSN